A part of Paenibacillus sp. sptzw28 genomic DNA contains:
- a CDS encoding NAD(P)-dependent oxidoreductase translates to MEKKDQSKVGKYLNDNSTVTGDKVMDMDRLSVSVIGLGNMGSALAEAFVKAGHKTTVWNRSAAKAAPLVAMDAVHADTIEDAISASPLIITCLTTYDATIQAMEPAGVGLAGRTLVSLNSGTPAGARKMAAWATEQGANFLDGAVKNVPAAVGKPDTLLYYSGNKATFDEHVETLKVLGGDTVYLGGEPDLAKLYEFAVGGTLLPALLGFFQGAALVTERGLKASSLVPYTIKWLEMIGSVLPSFAEEIDTGDYTKPASSVGIFHETIEYDLEVGEEANIDVTWHAPMHDLLRRAVATGHRDHSISSLVEILRKSQRVE, encoded by the coding sequence TTGGAGAAGAAAGATCAAAGTAAGGTAGGGAAATATTTGAATGACAACTCTACCGTTACTGGAGATAAGGTGATGGACATGGATCGCTTATCAGTATCAGTCATCGGCTTGGGCAACATGGGATCAGCGCTGGCCGAAGCATTCGTCAAAGCGGGACATAAGACAACCGTTTGGAACCGCAGCGCCGCGAAAGCTGCTCCCCTCGTTGCCATGGATGCGGTACACGCGGATACGATCGAGGACGCAATCTCGGCAAGCCCATTAATTATAACATGTCTTACCACTTATGATGCCACGATTCAGGCAATGGAACCGGCTGGAGTTGGACTTGCTGGCCGAACCCTGGTCTCTCTGAACTCCGGTACACCTGCAGGCGCTCGCAAGATGGCCGCGTGGGCAACTGAACAAGGTGCGAATTTCCTCGACGGAGCAGTCAAAAATGTACCCGCAGCCGTAGGGAAACCGGATACCCTCCTGTACTACAGCGGTAACAAGGCTACGTTCGACGAACACGTGGAGACGCTCAAGGTGCTAGGCGGCGATACCGTCTACCTTGGAGGCGAACCGGACCTCGCTAAACTTTACGAGTTCGCCGTGGGAGGCACATTGTTGCCGGCTCTTCTTGGTTTCTTCCAGGGTGCCGCCCTTGTCACGGAACGCGGCCTGAAGGCAAGCTCGCTGGTACCGTATACCATTAAATGGCTGGAGATGATCGGATCGGTCCTGCCAAGTTTTGCGGAGGAGATCGATACTGGTGATTATACCAAGCCAGCCTCCTCTGTCGGCATCTTCCATGAGACTATCGAATACGACCTTGAGGTTGGTGAGGAGGCAAACATTGACGTTACTTGGCACGCCCCCATGCATGATCTGCTTAGGCGAGCGGTAGCGACAGGTCACCGGGACCACAGCATCTCATCACTGGTTGAGATACTCAGGAAATCGCAACGGGTGGAATAA